The Thermus neutrinimicus genome includes a window with the following:
- a CDS encoding carbohydrate kinase family protein encodes MRFFVVGDVSVDLLFFVERIPEPGEEIPSRRALMKPGGAGATLAAQLSSLGHRVYLAGRVGQDPFAELALSRVREAGVDLRHLQEDPDHTTSSVLILLVPGGERAMVSAEGASRYLDPSLFKPRFLDQADAVVLSAYALVGGPSRSYAVEVLEAARKREMPIFADLGTGAVRTAGKELLRYLRGVTWLLMNQTELLALTEASSLSEGVSRLREEGFPHLVIKVGAMGSIVVTPEGEELIEPFPVEDIVDSTGSGDAYTAAFAHAILSGKNPLEAGRLANLAGALAATAIGAQGRLIRLEDLEVAVG; translated from the coding sequence ATGCGGTTTTTCGTGGTAGGCGACGTTTCTGTGGACCTGCTCTTCTTCGTGGAGCGCATACCGGAGCCGGGGGAGGAGATACCTTCCCGCCGTGCCCTGATGAAACCGGGGGGCGCCGGGGCCACCCTGGCGGCCCAGCTTTCCAGCCTAGGCCACCGGGTCTACCTGGCCGGCCGGGTGGGGCAGGACCCCTTCGCCGAGCTGGCCCTGTCCCGGGTGCGGGAGGCGGGGGTGGATCTGAGGCACCTGCAGGAGGACCCCGACCACACCACCAGCTCCGTGCTGATCCTCCTGGTGCCCGGGGGAGAAAGGGCCATGGTGAGCGCCGAGGGGGCAAGCCGCTACCTGGACCCCTCCCTCTTCAAACCCCGCTTCCTGGACCAGGCGGACGCCGTGGTCCTCTCCGCCTACGCCCTGGTGGGAGGGCCTAGCCGCAGCTACGCGGTGGAGGTCCTCGAGGCCGCCAGAAAGCGGGAGATGCCCATCTTCGCCGACCTGGGAACCGGGGCGGTACGGACGGCGGGCAAAGAGCTCCTGAGGTACCTGCGGGGTGTAACCTGGCTTCTCATGAACCAGACGGAGCTTCTGGCCCTGACGGAGGCCTCCTCCCTCTCCGAGGGGGTTTCCCGCCTCCGGGAAGAGGGCTTCCCCCACCTGGTCATCAAGGTGGGGGCCATGGGGTCCATCGTGGTCACCCCGGAAGGGGAGGAGCTCATCGAACCCTTCCCCGTGGAGGACATCGTGGACTCCACGGGGTCCGGAGACGCCTACACCGCCGCCTTCGCCCACGCCATCCTGAGCGGGAAAAACCCCTTGGAGGCGGGCAGGCTGGCCAACCTGGCCGGGGCCTTGGCCGCCACCGCCATCGGCGCCCAGGGCAGGCTCATCCGGCTAGAGGACCTGGAAGTAGCGGTGGGCTAA
- the hisH gene encoding imidazole glycerol phosphate synthase subunit HisH, producing the protein MKALLIDYGSGNLRSAAKALEVAGFEVAVSSDPRAHLEASLLVLPGQGHFGQVMRAFQGSGFVERVLAHVEKGLPFLGICVGMQVLYPMSEEAPGVRGLGLVEGVVRRFTQGRVPQMGWNRVRFGGAFQELSERHFYFANSYYGSLTPYSLGRGEYEGIPFTALLAKENLLAPQFHPEKSGKAGLAFLALAHRYFQVL; encoded by the coding sequence ATGAAGGCCCTGCTCATCGACTACGGCTCGGGGAACCTCCGAAGCGCCGCCAAGGCGCTGGAGGTGGCGGGCTTCGAGGTGGCCGTCTCCTCGGACCCCCGGGCGCACCTCGAGGCCAGCCTCCTGGTCCTCCCCGGCCAGGGCCACTTCGGCCAGGTGATGCGGGCTTTCCAGGGGAGCGGCTTCGTGGAGCGGGTCCTGGCCCACGTGGAGAAGGGCCTTCCCTTCCTGGGGATCTGCGTGGGCATGCAGGTCCTGTACCCCATGAGCGAGGAGGCCCCCGGGGTTAGGGGCTTGGGCCTGGTGGAGGGGGTGGTGAGGCGCTTTACCCAAGGCCGCGTGCCCCAGATGGGGTGGAACCGGGTGCGCTTTGGCGGGGCTTTCCAGGAGCTTTCGGAGCGGCATTTCTACTTCGCCAACTCCTACTATGGCTCCCTTACCCCCTACTCCCTGGGCCGGGGGGAGTACGAGGGCATCCCCTTCACCGCCTTGCTGGCCAAGGAGAACCTCCTGGCCCCCCAGTTCCACCCGGAAAAGAGCGGGAAGGCGGGCCTGGCCTTTTTGGCCTTAGCCCACCGCTACTTCCAGGTCCTCTAG
- a CDS encoding 5-(carboxyamino)imidazole ribonucleotide synthase, translated as MRLGILGGGQLGRMLALAGYPLGLSFRFLDPSPQACAGQVGELVVGDFLEEKTLRRFAEGLELVTYEFENVPVEAARLLGEWLPVLPPPKALEVAQDRLAEKTFMQSLGIPTPPFRRVDSLRELREGLEALGFPALLKARRGGYDGKGQALLASWEEAERAFHSLGGGGLILEGYVPFGRELSLLGVRSRTGEVAFYPLVENRHQGGILRLSLAPAPALSQAQQEKAEGYAQKAMEALGYVGVLALELFQVGEELLFNEMAPRVHNSGHWTLEGAETSQFENHLRALLGLPLGNTLPRGHSAMANLIGVRPDFAQVLALPGAHLHWYGKEVRPGRKVGHITLRRDTWEDLAQDLPHLLALAQAPEPV; from the coding sequence ATGAGGCTGGGCATCCTGGGCGGGGGCCAGCTGGGGAGGATGCTGGCCCTGGCCGGCTATCCCCTGGGCCTTTCCTTCCGCTTCCTGGACCCCTCCCCCCAGGCCTGTGCCGGGCAGGTGGGGGAGCTGGTGGTGGGGGATTTCCTGGAGGAAAAGACCCTTAGGCGCTTTGCCGAGGGGCTAGAACTGGTCACCTACGAGTTTGAGAACGTGCCGGTGGAGGCCGCCCGCCTCCTGGGGGAATGGCTTCCCGTCCTTCCCCCGCCCAAGGCCCTGGAGGTGGCCCAGGACCGGCTTGCGGAAAAGACCTTCATGCAAAGCCTGGGGATACCCACCCCGCCCTTTCGCCGGGTGGATAGCCTAAGGGAGCTTAGGGAAGGCCTCGAGGCCCTGGGCTTCCCCGCCCTCCTCAAGGCCCGCAGGGGCGGGTACGACGGCAAGGGCCAAGCCCTCCTCGCCTCATGGGAGGAGGCGGAACGGGCCTTCCACAGCCTGGGGGGAGGGGGATTGATCCTCGAGGGGTACGTTCCCTTCGGGCGGGAGCTTTCCCTTTTGGGGGTGCGGAGCCGAACCGGGGAGGTGGCCTTCTACCCCCTGGTGGAAAACCGCCACCAGGGGGGGATCCTGCGCCTTTCCCTGGCCCCAGCCCCCGCCCTCTCCCAAGCCCAGCAAGAAAAGGCGGAAGGCTACGCCCAAAAGGCCATGGAGGCCTTGGGGTACGTGGGCGTGCTGGCCCTGGAGCTCTTCCAGGTGGGTGAGGAACTCCTCTTCAACGAGATGGCCCCCCGGGTTCACAACTCCGGCCACTGGACCCTGGAAGGCGCAGAGACCAGCCAGTTTGAAAACCACCTCCGCGCCCTTTTGGGCCTCCCCTTGGGGAACACCCTCCCGCGGGGGCATAGCGCCATGGCCAACCTCATTGGGGTGAGGCCCGACTTCGCCCAGGTCCTCGCCCTCCCCGGAGCCCACCTGCACTGGTATGGCAAGGAGGTGCGCCCCGGACGCAAGGTGGGGCACATCACCCTGCGGCGGGACACCTGGGAGGACCTGGCCCAGGACCTTCCCCATCTCCTCGCCCTGGCCCAGGCCCCCGAACCGGTATAA
- a CDS encoding phenylacetate--CoA ligase family protein, which translates to MDRNARLKEVVRAAKEHPVYREKLRGVHPEEVTLETLGELPLTTREEWVAYLKENPRPPTGASLMHLTPSPLMGWMPEYLSQEDLRYQTEALAEHYRRLGLTGKKVLVAFSYHVFAGGWLFHQALWRAGNLVFPHGPGEASRIAEVGQAYGFDVLVTNPSFALKVGQAGGRFALLLAGGEPFTSVPGFREKVEAVLGCTALDAYGTSELGIVAGETLSKDGLWEIPEMAVLEVLDPETLKPVPDGEKGELVVTALSRTLMPMVRFRTGDLAVAERREGLTVLPRGVFGRTDQMVKVKGVKLYPTELAPILGGFGLDPKGFQVVVERKLEGTDKLVLRLKAEKVPAGLLEAITKATGLRVDEVELVGELEGGLVVDRRF; encoded by the coding sequence ATGGACCGGAACGCTCGGCTCAAAGAGGTGGTGCGCGCGGCCAAGGAACACCCCGTCTACCGGGAGAAGCTTAGGGGCGTCCACCCGGAGGAGGTCACCCTGGAAACCCTAGGGGAACTCCCCCTCACCACCCGGGAGGAATGGGTGGCCTACCTTAAGGAAAACCCCCGGCCGCCCACAGGGGCAAGCCTCATGCACCTGACCCCAAGCCCCCTCATGGGCTGGATGCCCGAGTACCTTTCCCAGGAGGACCTGCGTTACCAGACCGAGGCCCTGGCGGAGCACTACCGCCGGCTCGGCCTCACGGGGAAAAAGGTGCTGGTGGCCTTCAGCTACCACGTCTTTGCCGGGGGATGGCTCTTCCATCAGGCCCTTTGGCGGGCGGGAAACCTGGTCTTCCCCCACGGGCCGGGGGAGGCCAGCCGCATCGCCGAGGTCGGCCAGGCCTATGGCTTTGACGTGCTGGTCACCAACCCCTCCTTCGCCCTCAAGGTGGGCCAGGCGGGGGGGCGGTTTGCCCTGCTCCTGGCGGGGGGAGAGCCCTTCACCTCCGTCCCCGGCTTCCGGGAAAAGGTGGAAGCCGTTTTGGGATGCACCGCCCTGGACGCCTACGGCACCAGCGAGCTGGGGATCGTGGCCGGGGAGACGCTCAGCAAGGATGGGCTTTGGGAGATCCCGGAGATGGCGGTGCTGGAGGTCTTGGATCCCGAAACCCTAAAGCCCGTGCCCGACGGGGAAAAGGGGGAGCTGGTGGTCACCGCCCTAAGCCGCACCCTCATGCCCATGGTGCGCTTCCGCACCGGGGACCTGGCCGTGGCCGAGCGGCGGGAAGGGCTCACCGTCCTGCCCCGGGGGGTCTTCGGCCGCACCGACCAGATGGTGAAGGTGAAGGGGGTAAAACTCTACCCCACGGAGCTGGCCCCCATCCTGGGGGGATTCGGCCTGGACCCCAAGGGCTTCCAGGTGGTGGTGGAACGGAAGCTGGAGGGCACGGACAAGCTGGTCCTCCGGCTTAAGGCGGAAAAGGTGCCGGCGGGGCTTTTGGAGGCCATCACCAAGGCCACGGGCCTGAGGGTGGACGAGGTGGAGCTTGTGGGGGAGCTGGAAGGCGGCCTGGTGGTGGACCGTCGCTTCTGA
- a CDS encoding thiamine-phosphate kinase, with protein MRLKDLGERALLGKLAPIGYPPEAPLPPGDDAGGVWVGEVAWLLKTDGFLYREVALSGMGPFEVGFRGVAATASDLIAKMGRPLGFTLGLFLPPDLEETFALELARGAAEAARRLQAPLLGGDTNAGQEVALTVSGFARAEAPLPRRALPGDLLYLAGDRWGRTGAAIRAHYQGRDLGAYPRIRQAAFYPLPRLELLSLQGLLRGSLDSSDGLAETLWQLAELGVRVDLEALPLYPDVLAFAGDKAQARELVLYGGEEFEAVLAVPPEREAQVLARAKEAGLPLFRAGRVSEGEGVYLLGAPVERRGYAHF; from the coding sequence ATGCGGCTTAAGGACTTGGGCGAGCGGGCGCTTCTTGGGAAGCTTGCCCCCATCGGTTATCCCCCGGAGGCTCCCCTGCCCCCCGGGGATGACGCCGGGGGGGTTTGGGTGGGGGAGGTGGCCTGGCTTTTGAAGACGGACGGTTTCCTCTACCGGGAGGTGGCCCTTTCGGGCATGGGGCCCTTTGAGGTGGGCTTCCGGGGGGTGGCGGCCACCGCCTCGGACCTGATAGCCAAGATGGGGAGGCCCTTGGGGTTTACCCTGGGGCTCTTCCTGCCCCCGGACCTCGAGGAGACGTTCGCCCTGGAGCTGGCAAGGGGGGCGGCGGAGGCGGCCAGGCGGCTTCAGGCCCCTCTTTTGGGGGGCGATACCAACGCTGGGCAGGAGGTGGCCCTCACCGTTTCCGGCTTCGCGCGGGCGGAGGCTCCCTTGCCCCGCAGGGCCCTTCCCGGGGACCTCCTCTACCTGGCCGGGGACCGCTGGGGCAGGACGGGGGCGGCCATCCGGGCCCACTACCAGGGCAGGGACCTGGGGGCCTACCCCAGGATCCGCCAGGCGGCCTTCTACCCCCTGCCCCGGCTGGAGCTCCTGAGCCTCCAGGGCCTCCTCCGGGGTAGCCTGGACTCCTCCGATGGCCTGGCGGAAACCCTCTGGCAGCTGGCCGAGCTCGGGGTGCGGGTGGACCTCGAGGCCCTTCCCCTTTACCCCGATGTGCTGGCCTTTGCCGGGGATAAGGCCCAAGCCCGCGAGCTGGTCCTCTATGGGGGAGAGGAGTTTGAGGCGGTGCTGGCGGTTCCCCCCGAGCGGGAGGCCCAGGTCCTGGCCCGGGCGAAGGAGGCGGGGCTTCCCCTTTTCCGTGCCGGACGGGTCTCCGAGGGGGAGGGAGTGTACCTCCTGGGCGCGCCCGTAGAGCGGCGGGGTTACGCCCACTTCTAG
- a CDS encoding 2-phosphosulfolactate phosphatase, with translation MCRVDLCLTPARGPLVLVEVLPAGSLLSQLLAQGAAEVWVAPGPKVARLLAQELGQGVLLLGEVEGFPPEGFHGRLSLVDLERTRVEGKRAILVAPLLNASLLPGEEEVYVAGFRNAKAVLEAFRGLEGLVLRPSGAPNPLLSAVVAAGFLQKRLFPESSATLATALLKAFPDPQEALFQSPEGQALHKEGRTEELARASLIGVDPVVPRLAGVRFFPKVAFGLTQDRYAQRFVAWNG, from the coding sequence GTGTGCCGGGTTGACCTTTGCCTCACGCCGGCCCGTGGCCCCCTGGTCCTGGTGGAGGTCCTTCCCGCAGGCAGCCTCCTCAGCCAGCTCCTGGCCCAGGGGGCCGCGGAGGTCTGGGTAGCCCCAGGGCCCAAGGTGGCCCGCCTTTTAGCCCAGGAGCTGGGCCAAGGGGTTCTCCTCCTGGGCGAGGTGGAGGGCTTCCCCCCCGAGGGCTTCCACGGCCGGCTCTCCCTGGTGGACCTGGAAAGGACCCGCGTGGAGGGGAAAAGGGCCATCCTGGTAGCCCCTCTCCTCAACGCGAGCCTCCTGCCCGGGGAGGAGGAGGTGTACGTGGCGGGCTTCCGCAACGCCAAAGCAGTCCTGGAGGCCTTCCGCGGCCTGGAGGGGCTGGTCCTTAGGCCTTCCGGCGCCCCCAACCCCCTTCTCTCCGCGGTGGTGGCAGCGGGATTCTTGCAGAAACGCCTCTTCCCCGAGTCCTCCGCCACCTTAGCCACCGCCCTCCTCAAGGCCTTCCCCGACCCCCAGGAGGCCCTTTTCCAAAGCCCGGAGGGCCAGGCCCTCCACAAGGAAGGGCGCACGGAGGAACTGGCCCGGGCCAGCCTCATCGGGGTGGACCCCGTGGTACCCAGGCTCGCCGGGGTGCGCTTCTTCCCCAAGGTGGCCTTTGGCCTAACCCAGGACCGTTACGCCCAGAGGTTTGTGGCATGGAACGGGTAG
- a CDS encoding tetratricopeptide repeat protein, whose protein sequence is MVTPRRFLALLLFLGLGLAQGLVLPFEGPQGFRLAQAFAQGLKAPPPTLLALLLPDPPWRGGYDLAGGLYTRAGARLAQAATGAEWVLLGKGEEKGLRLFLARRDGVKEGLFPTPNLAWLWLQGEGLAPKFSPLPHPTLSEEELRALAQGENPDPLHQSALDLREGRGAGLLQGLLPERLLLLWQDKLPPAYQAFALLSQGKREEALKLAETLREGDVLEKAAAELVFRALEDPRWKESARVLAQAFPELPLAWEEVSFAAFSEGKGEEARDALLRALRLRPDHWLYWTNLGWAYYLTGDLPRAILASKRAVELLPNATAYYNLGLFKAIYGDFLGAKAFYQRALRLDEGEDFPEALKDLEGRTEPLALFFRAYVSERAGLPAKALYQAFLETHPRHPLAQAAKRALGQKEERPLLEVKKLSLIPGDLEARPFHAGEAVFPEVRLVGDPYLPRKELETLLYREGTLVAQEKKPLGFPPLTSALEEVAPAVTLPEPGRYALEVRYGEAQVVIPLPVGPESLARKLYALGLEVRDLDGTLLLNPKEALGAEGDRLLLERTLEALRQAAPLATGSRFTNPLTQGPYAGKSVQDLLKNPAPEMVQAFFRAVLEAPELLAENDVVNALVAWLLQGQ, encoded by the coding sequence ATGGTGACCCCAAGGCGCTTCCTTGCCCTTCTCCTCTTCCTGGGGCTCGGCCTAGCCCAAGGGCTGGTCCTGCCCTTTGAGGGCCCCCAGGGCTTCCGCTTGGCCCAGGCCTTCGCCCAAGGCCTCAAGGCCCCTCCCCCCACCCTCCTGGCCCTTCTCCTGCCCGATCCCCCCTGGCGGGGCGGTTACGATCTGGCCGGGGGGCTTTACACCCGGGCCGGGGCCCGGCTCGCCCAGGCGGCCACGGGGGCCGAATGGGTTCTCCTGGGCAAGGGGGAGGAAAAGGGCTTAAGGCTTTTCCTGGCCCGAAGGGATGGGGTGAAGGAGGGGCTATTCCCCACCCCCAACCTCGCCTGGCTCTGGCTCCAAGGGGAGGGCCTGGCCCCGAAGTTTAGCCCCTTACCCCACCCCACCCTCAGCGAGGAGGAGCTCAGGGCCTTGGCCCAAGGGGAAAACCCGGATCCCCTCCACCAATCCGCCTTGGACCTTAGGGAAGGACGGGGTGCAGGCCTTTTGCAGGGGCTCTTGCCGGAAAGGCTCCTGCTCCTTTGGCAGGACAAGCTTCCCCCCGCCTACCAGGCCTTCGCCCTCCTCTCCCAGGGCAAGCGGGAGGAGGCCCTTAAGCTGGCGGAAACCCTACGGGAAGGGGATGTCCTGGAAAAGGCCGCCGCGGAGCTGGTGTTTAGGGCCCTCGAGGACCCGCGCTGGAAGGAATCGGCCCGGGTCCTGGCCCAAGCCTTCCCCGAACTTCCCCTGGCGTGGGAGGAGGTGAGCTTTGCCGCCTTCTCCGAAGGGAAAGGGGAAGAGGCCAGGGATGCCCTGCTCAGGGCCCTCAGGCTCAGGCCGGATCACTGGCTTTACTGGACCAACCTGGGCTGGGCCTACTACCTCACGGGGGACCTCCCCCGGGCCATCCTGGCCTCAAAGCGGGCGGTGGAGCTCCTGCCCAACGCCACCGCCTACTACAACCTGGGGCTTTTTAAGGCCATCTACGGGGACTTCCTGGGGGCCAAGGCCTTTTACCAACGGGCCTTGAGGCTGGACGAGGGCGAGGACTTCCCCGAGGCCTTAAAGGACCTGGAGGGGCGAACCGAACCCCTGGCCCTTTTCTTCCGGGCCTACGTGTCAGAACGGGCAGGGCTTCCGGCCAAGGCGCTGTACCAGGCCTTCCTGGAAACCCATCCCCGGCATCCCCTGGCCCAGGCGGCCAAGAGGGCCTTGGGCCAGAAAGAGGAGAGGCCCCTTCTGGAGGTGAAGAAGCTTTCCCTGATCCCCGGGGACCTGGAGGCCCGGCCCTTCCACGCGGGGGAAGCGGTCTTCCCGGAGGTGAGACTCGTGGGAGACCCCTACCTTCCCCGCAAGGAGCTGGAAACCCTCCTTTACAGGGAGGGCACCCTGGTTGCCCAGGAGAAGAAACCCCTGGGCTTCCCCCCCCTCACCAGCGCCCTGGAGGAGGTGGCCCCCGCCGTCACCCTGCCCGAGCCCGGGCGGTATGCCCTCGAGGTGCGCTACGGGGAGGCCCAGGTGGTCATCCCCTTGCCGGTGGGGCCGGAAAGCCTGGCGCGGAAGCTCTACGCCCTGGGCCTCGAGGTGCGGGACCTGGATGGCACCCTGCTCCTCAACCCCAAGGAAGCCTTGGGCGCCGAGGGGGACCGCCTCCTCCTGGAAAGGACCCTGGAGGCCCTAAGGCAGGCCGCCCCCCTGGCCACGGGAAGCCGCTTCACTAACCCCCTCACCCAAGGGCCCTACGCCGGGAAGAGCGTGCAGGACCTCCTG
- the purE gene encoding 5-(carboxyamino)imidazole ribonucleotide mutase, which yields MRPLVGVIMGSKSDWETLRHAAETLEALGIPHEVRVVSAHRTPDLMAEYAKTAKERGLMVIIAGAGGAAHLPGMTAAHTPLPVLGVPVESKALRGLDSLLSIVQMPAGIPVGTLAIGKAGAVNAALLAASIVGLSHPEVMERLEAYRKAQTEAVLAHPDPREEG from the coding sequence ATGCGGCCTTTGGTGGGCGTCATCATGGGGTCCAAGTCCGACTGGGAAACCCTCCGCCATGCGGCGGAAACCCTAGAAGCCCTGGGCATCCCCCACGAGGTCCGGGTGGTCTCCGCCCACCGTACCCCGGACCTGATGGCGGAGTACGCCAAGACCGCCAAGGAGCGGGGGCTTATGGTGATCATCGCCGGGGCGGGAGGGGCGGCCCACCTTCCCGGCATGACCGCCGCCCATACCCCCTTGCCCGTGCTCGGGGTGCCGGTGGAAAGCAAAGCCTTAAGGGGCCTGGATTCCCTGCTTTCCATCGTGCAGATGCCCGCCGGCATCCCCGTGGGAACCCTGGCCATCGGCAAAGCGGGGGCGGTGAACGCCGCCCTGCTCGCCGCCAGCATCGTGGGGCTTTCCCACCCCGAGGTGATGGAGCGCCTCGAGGCCTATCGCAAGGCCCAGACGGAGGCCGTCTTGGCCCACCCCGACCCCCGGGAGGAAGGATGA
- a CDS encoding pyridoxal phosphate-dependent aminotransferase, producing the protein MRAFKAHLRGIPPYPYKKVEAPVKLDQNESPFDLPQALKAEALRRLALLPWNRYPEIHAEALRQRLAAQVGWPEEGIVLAPGSNLLILALAAAAEEVLDVSPSFPHYAHAARVTGTPYRALPLEAGEEGFALPLEALLSAFQGGVLFLPNPHAPTGALFPEEALWALAERAKEVGGLLVVDEAYREFSGTDLSLLGRGNPHVAFLRTFSKAFSLGGIRAGYLLAASEVAQVVREVLPPFVLPAHTGAILEVVLENPGYAEAVAAHVRAERERVYAELKGHPTWRPYRSYTNFLLVRTPDASEAYGHLLSQGILVRRQDRYPGLSGCIRVTIGLKEEMDAFLKAAFEVAYA; encoded by the coding sequence ATGCGGGCCTTTAAGGCACACCTCCGGGGTATCCCCCCCTATCCCTACAAGAAGGTGGAGGCCCCGGTGAAGCTGGACCAGAACGAAAGCCCCTTTGACCTTCCCCAGGCCCTGAAGGCGGAGGCCCTGAGGCGCCTGGCCCTTCTTCCCTGGAACCGGTACCCGGAGATCCACGCCGAGGCCTTGCGGCAAAGGCTTGCCGCCCAGGTGGGGTGGCCGGAGGAGGGCATCGTCCTGGCCCCGGGTTCCAACCTCCTCATCCTGGCCCTGGCGGCGGCGGCGGAGGAGGTCTTGGACGTAAGCCCCTCCTTTCCCCACTACGCCCACGCCGCCCGGGTGACGGGCACCCCTTACCGGGCCCTGCCCTTGGAGGCAGGGGAGGAGGGATTCGCCTTGCCCTTGGAGGCGCTTCTTTCCGCCTTCCAGGGCGGGGTCCTATTCCTGCCCAACCCCCACGCCCCCACGGGGGCCCTTTTCCCCGAAGAGGCCCTTTGGGCCTTGGCCGAGAGGGCCAAGGAGGTGGGGGGGCTTCTGGTGGTGGACGAGGCCTACCGGGAGTTCTCCGGCACCGACCTAAGCCTTCTGGGCCGGGGAAACCCCCATGTGGCCTTCCTGCGCACCTTCTCCAAGGCCTTTTCCCTGGGGGGGATTCGGGCTGGGTACCTGCTTGCGGCCTCGGAGGTGGCCCAGGTGGTGCGGGAGGTGCTTCCCCCCTTTGTCCTGCCCGCCCACACCGGGGCCATCCTGGAGGTGGTCCTGGAAAACCCCGGCTACGCGGAGGCGGTGGCGGCCCACGTACGGGCCGAGCGGGAGCGGGTTTATGCGGAGCTTAAGGGCCACCCCACCTGGCGGCCCTATAGGAGCTACACCAACTTCCTCCTGGTGCGCACCCCTGATGCGTCCGAGGCCTATGGCCACCTCCTTTCCCAGGGGATTCTGGTACGCCGGCAGGACCGGTACCCGGGGCTTTCGGGGTGCATCCGGGTCACGATAGGCCTTAAGGAGGAGATGGATGCCTTTTTGAAGGCGGCCTTTGAGGTGGCGTATGCGTGA
- a CDS encoding WecB/TagA/CpsF family glycosyltransferase, translated as MERVELLGLPLDPVGMEEALARIGGFLEEEGTHQVVTLNPEMAVRAQEDQDLRQAILEAELVTPDGVGILWAAKRLLGLELKERVTGVDLTLALFRRFPGIRVYLLGGRPGVAMRAALEAGRLGAEVVGYHHGYFQEEEGVVEAIRQKAPDLLLVGMGERQETFIHRHKAHLGAKVAMGVGGTLDVLAGEAKRPPAWAQRLGLEWLLRVGLDPKRWKRAPRLFRFAYLVLKERR; from the coding sequence ATGGAACGGGTAGAGCTCTTAGGCCTTCCCCTGGACCCCGTGGGGATGGAGGAGGCCCTGGCCCGGATCGGGGGCTTCCTGGAGGAGGAGGGCACCCACCAGGTGGTCACCCTGAACCCCGAGATGGCCGTGCGGGCCCAGGAGGACCAGGACCTCAGGCAAGCCATCCTCGAGGCGGAGCTGGTAACCCCGGATGGGGTGGGGATCCTCTGGGCCGCCAAAAGGCTTTTGGGCCTGGAGCTTAAGGAGCGGGTCACCGGGGTGGACCTCACCCTGGCCCTTTTCCGCCGCTTTCCCGGGATCCGGGTCTACCTCCTGGGAGGCAGGCCTGGGGTGGCAATGCGGGCGGCCCTCGAGGCCGGGCGGCTAGGGGCGGAGGTGGTAGGGTACCACCACGGCTACTTCCAGGAGGAGGAAGGGGTGGTGGAGGCGATCCGGCAAAAGGCCCCGGACCTCCTCCTGGTGGGCATGGGGGAAAGGCAGGAAACCTTCATCCACCGGCACAAGGCCCACCTTGGGGCCAAGGTGGCCATGGGGGTGGGGGGCACCCTGGACGTGCTGGCCGGGGAGGCCAAACGCCCCCCGGCCTGGGCCCAGAGGCTTGGCCTGGAGTGGCTCCTCCGGGTGGGCCTGGATCCCAAGCGCTGGAAAAGGGCCCCCAGGCTCTTCCGCTTCGCTTACCTGGTTCTCAAGGAAAGGCGCTAG
- the hisB gene encoding imidazoleglycerol-phosphate dehydratase HisB, which produces MREATVERATAETWVRVRLGLDGPTGGGIATGLPFLDHMLLQLQRHGRFLLEVEAKGDLEVDVHHLVEDVGITLGQALKEALGEGRGVERYGEAFAPMDETLVLCVLDLSGRPHLEYWPEEWPVVGEAGGVNHYHLREFLRGFVNHGRLTLHLRLLSGREAHHVLEASFKALARALSRATRITGEGLPSTKGVL; this is translated from the coding sequence ATGCGTGAGGCCACGGTGGAGCGGGCCACGGCGGAAACCTGGGTGCGGGTGCGCCTGGGCTTGGACGGGCCCACAGGGGGTGGGATCGCCACGGGCCTCCCCTTCCTGGACCACATGCTCCTGCAGCTTCAGCGGCACGGCCGCTTCCTCCTGGAGGTGGAGGCCAAGGGGGACCTCGAGGTGGACGTGCACCACCTGGTGGAGGATGTGGGCATCACCTTAGGCCAGGCCTTGAAGGAGGCTTTGGGGGAGGGAAGGGGTGTGGAACGCTACGGGGAGGCCTTTGCCCCCATGGACGAAACCCTGGTGCTTTGCGTCTTGGACCTCTCGGGGAGGCCCCACCTGGAGTATTGGCCAGAGGAGTGGCCCGTGGTGGGGGAGGCGGGAGGGGTAAACCATTACCACCTGCGGGAGTTCTTGCGGGGGTTCGTCAACCACGGCCGCCTCACCCTGCACCTAAGGCTTCTTTCCGGCAGGGAGGCCCACCACGTGCTGGAGGCCAGCTTCAAGGCCCTGGCCCGGGCCCTATCCCGGGCGACCCGGATCACGGGGGAGGGGCTTCCCAGCACCAAGGGGGTGCTTTAG